A genomic window from Ruminiclostridium cellulolyticum H10 includes:
- a CDS encoding ankyrin repeat domain-containing protein — protein sequence MQKLDEVGRDAIFYKIIDKEFGEAKQLLESTKNVNFQDENGYSYLHCAAQVKSIEIATLLINKGAIIDIQDKYGKTPLMVAISDYNGDDKMIKLLLEYGANKEMENNYGISAIKVAAMKGIDL from the coding sequence ATGCAAAAATTAGACGAGGTTGGGCGAGATGCAATATTCTACAAGATTATAGATAAAGAATTTGGGGAGGCAAAACAGCTATTAGAATCAACTAAAAATGTGAATTTTCAAGATGAAAATGGCTATTCTTATTTACATTGTGCTGCTCAGGTTAAATCAATAGAGATAGCTACTTTGCTAATTAATAAAGGAGCAATTATTGATATTCAAGATAAATATGGGAAGACCCCATTAATGGTCGCTATAAGCGATTATAATGGTGATGACAAAATGATTAAGTTATTATTAGAGTATGGTGCAAATAAAGAAATGGAAAATAATTATGGTATATCTGCTATAAAAGTTGCTGCGATGAAAGGAATAGATTTATAA
- a CDS encoding HNH endonuclease, with protein MGIGKAGGSKVNSKGDAKGERKGGGPKGGGDFLGILLSGIHTKLYAIGLRNIVKLGKNLASKVAGGAKAIIGKMLTPKVKFKLGNESHELRVEKGKNKNVVMMASTPDLFENKIKEGKVPDNGEIRDKETIVKKNPNEGTVKDLGKAVQKAKGKTPAERAEKKGYKGIGTTKNGGPDFASTEYLYPVKEGQRNIVTIKMTGDRGRDFTQAFDEAKIPSRERKSIKENYTWHHADDFDPKSGTCSMQLVQKEAHEATYTHKGSCAQYDEYHNEKIYNK; from the coding sequence ATGGGCATAGGCAAAGCAGGAGGCAGCAAAGTAAACAGCAAAGGCGACGCCAAGGGAGAACGCAAAGGAGGAGGACCAAAAGGCGGGGGCGACTTCCTAGGCATATTGTTGTCAGGAATACATACAAAACTCTATGCAATAGGATTAAGAAATATCGTCAAACTGGGCAAAAACCTTGCAAGCAAAGTGGCGGGCGGAGCAAAAGCCATTATAGGGAAAATGCTTACTCCAAAAGTTAAATTCAAGCTTGGAAATGAAAGTCATGAGCTGAGGGTGGAAAAAGGTAAGAATAAGAATGTTGTAATGATGGCGAGTACACCTGATTTGTTTGAAAATAAAATAAAAGAAGGAAAGGTACCAGATAATGGAGAAATAAGAGATAAAGAAACAATAGTTAAGAAAAATCCAAATGAAGGTACTGTAAAAGATTTAGGAAAAGCTGTTCAGAAAGCTAAGGGTAAAACTCCTGCTGAGAGAGCAGAAAAAAAAGGATATAAAGGAATTGGAACTACTAAAAATGGAGGGCCAGACTTTGCTAGTACAGAGTATCTTTATCCAGTAAAAGAAGGACAACGTAATATAGTAACAATAAAGATGACTGGTGATCGAGGTAGAGATTTTACCCAAGCGTTTGATGAAGCTAAAATACCTAGTAGAGAAAGGAAAAGTATAAAAGAAAACTATACTTGGCATCATGCAGATGATTTTGATCCAAAATCTGGGACCTGTTCAATGCAATTAGTTCAAAAAGAGGCTCATGAAGCAACTTATACACATAAGGGCTCTTGTGCACAATATGATGAATATCATAATGAGAAAATATATAACAAATAA
- a CDS encoding SMI1/KNR4 family protein, translating to MDSIYNNEFINTKEKLSEWDLQEIEKKFSFKIPSDIYKHYLLYNGGYPEKCIFVDADGRRYEVEHFIPIKNSNNKRSLDKVLSLHYDDKLLPSWLIPLADEAGGDLYCYSLRENEIGAIYYWSHEFEYGENPEEHIKYLASNIKQFINTMIEDE from the coding sequence ATGGACTCAATTTATAATAATGAATTTATCAATACAAAAGAAAAGCTAAGCGAATGGGATTTACAGGAAATCGAAAAGAAATTTAGTTTTAAAATACCTAGTGATATTTATAAACATTATTTATTGTATAATGGTGGGTACCCTGAAAAGTGTATCTTTGTTGATGCAGACGGTAGAAGGTATGAAGTTGAACACTTTATTCCAATAAAAAACTCTAATAATAAAAGAAGTTTAGATAAAGTTTTATCCTTACATTATGATGATAAATTATTACCATCTTGGTTAATCCCATTAGCTGATGAAGCTGGAGGAGACCTTTATTGCTATAGCTTAAGGGAAAATGAAATAGGTGCAATATATTATTGGAGTCATGAGTTTGAATATGGGGAAAATCCAGAAGAACATATTAAATACCTTGCTTCTAATATAAAACAATTTATAAATACAATGATCGAAGATGAATAA
- a CDS encoding SMI1/KNR4 family protein: MSKFDLSRVNGNFFKLSEDDIINAERKMGLELPRELKEFFKEVGYGFIKGSDSTAINRMIDPGTIADIRLRKGFYESDPDLDGVYDEESMLIFFEVNEGVYLALDLNNNDKSPVHYFDFKIADSLTDFLINMVKDTEYYLDLID, translated from the coding sequence ATGTCAAAATTTGATTTATCTCGCGTAAATGGTAATTTTTTTAAATTGTCTGAGGATGACATAATAAATGCAGAAAGGAAAATGGGCTTAGAACTTCCTCGCGAATTAAAGGAGTTTTTTAAGGAAGTTGGGTACGGTTTTATTAAAGGGAGTGATAGCACTGCAATAAACAGGATGATAGATCCTGGAACAATTGCAGATATAAGACTTAGAAAAGGGTTTTATGAATCTGACCCTGATTTAGATGGTGTATATGATGAAGAAAGTATGTTGATTTTTTTTGAGGTAAATGAGGGAGTATATTTAGCCTTGGACTTAAACAATAATGATAAGAGTCCAGTCCATTACTTTGATTTTAAAATAGCAGATTCCTTAACTGATTTTTTGATTAACATGGTTAAAGATACTGAGTATTATTTAGATTTGATTGATTAA